From Staphylothermus hellenicus DSM 12710, a single genomic window includes:
- a CDS encoding 4Fe-4S binding protein, protein MVNIIIDHEKCDLCGLCVEYCPTHVFYVRANRVFADNNKCVECYACIPLCPRNAISIENPDP, encoded by the coding sequence TTGGTTAACATTATCATAGATCATGAAAAATGTGATCTTTGTGGCTTATGCGTCGAATATTGTCCTACACATGTATTCTATGTAAGGGCTAATAGGGTTTTTGCAGACAATAATAAATGTGTTGAATGCTATGCTTGCATACCATTATGTCCTAGAAATGCTATAAGTATTGAAAACCCTGATCCATAG
- a CDS encoding PHP domain-containing protein has product MFKALADMHIHSTYSDGRASPKEIILTAIYKGLNIISITDHNSFQGSVAASKLAKDLVREYGEQLLVIIGNEVRSDKGDILVYCYEPIDVPRRVDYLIDKAHENNCLVVPAHPFDTLRFGVGDALFEYNGWDAIEVWNASANPRANREALKASKILGIPGIANSDAHIPEAIGSAYTVLELDKLSVESVFKAIKNGKVHPHFGYPPFKVFIKRVEWSIERRVRKFLGRE; this is encoded by the coding sequence TTGTTCAAGGCATTAGCGGATATGCATATTCACTCAACATATAGTGATGGACGAGCCAGTCCTAAAGAAATTATTTTAACAGCAATATATAAGGGTTTGAACATTATCTCAATCACTGATCACAACTCTTTCCAAGGATCTGTTGCAGCAAGCAAGCTAGCAAAGGATCTAGTTAGAGAATATGGTGAGCAGCTCTTAGTTATAATTGGTAATGAGGTTAGATCAGATAAAGGAGATATACTAGTATACTGTTATGAACCAATAGATGTGCCTAGAAGAGTAGACTATTTAATAGATAAAGCCCATGAAAACAACTGCTTAGTTGTACCAGCACACCCATTCGATACACTAAGATTTGGCGTAGGAGATGCATTATTTGAGTATAATGGATGGGATGCTATTGAGGTATGGAACGCCTCAGCCAATCCACGGGCTAACCGTGAAGCATTGAAAGCTTCTAAAATCCTGGGAATACCGGGTATCGCTAATAGTGATGCCCACATTCCCGAAGCAATAGGTTCTGCATATACGGTTTTAGAATTAGACAAGTTATCTGTTGAATCAGTATTTAAAGCTATAAAGAATGGAAAAGTTCATCCACATTTTGGATACCCCCCTTTTAAAGTATTCATTAAGAGGGTAGAGTGGAGTATTGAGAGAAGAGTTCGGAAATTCCTTGGAAGAGAATAA
- a CDS encoding rhomboid family intramembrane serine protease — MGIPVHQTAPRKSPVVTLSIILVNTVVFILMYIEPQLLVPGATNVYEVQRQLAMIPIAIVRGERLWTIFTAMFTHADIYHLLGNMIFLFFFGGPVESVMSRKRYLLFYFLGGIMADVFHILSITIIPSHYLITGKTIINPWVTPTLGASGAISAVMGAYLIYYPRSRITMVYPIWIIPLIFTLPAWVYILLWFSYQLIMGLITLLGFASSIAFWAHIGGFISGIAFAPFFMDPAIKEQIRMYKAMLKEFMEEETPYYEEEFY; from the coding sequence TTGGGTATACCCGTTCATCAAACGGCTCCACGTAAATCCCCAGTAGTTACCTTATCCATAATTTTGGTCAACACTGTCGTATTCATATTAATGTATATTGAGCCACAGCTCCTAGTACCGGGTGCAACAAATGTTTACGAAGTTCAAAGACAACTAGCAATGATACCTATCGCTATTGTTAGAGGTGAAAGGCTGTGGACTATTTTCACAGCAATGTTCACTCATGCAGACATATATCATTTACTAGGTAATATGATCTTCTTATTCTTCTTTGGGGGGCCTGTTGAGAGCGTTATGAGCCGTAAAAGATATTTGTTATTTTATTTTCTAGGCGGGATTATGGCTGATGTTTTTCATATATTAAGTATAACAATTATACCTAGCCATTACTTGATCACTGGTAAAACAATTATTAATCCATGGGTAACACCGACACTAGGTGCTTCAGGAGCTATTAGTGCCGTTATGGGTGCATATCTAATCTATTATCCTAGATCACGTATAACAATGGTTTACCCTATATGGATAATACCATTAATCTTCACGTTGCCTGCATGGGTATATATTCTACTATGGTTCTCTTACCAGTTAATAATGGGTCTTATCACACTATTAGGATTCGCTTCATCAATAGCTTTCTGGGCACATATAGGCGGCTTTATATCGGGAATAGCATTTGCACCATTCTTCATGGATCCGGCAATTAAAGAACAGATAAGAATGTATAAGGCAATGCTAAAAGAGTTTATGGAGGAGGAGACACCATATTATGAGGAAGAATTCTATTAA
- a CDS encoding valine--tRNA ligase yields MVVSVKTLTGREKLNEQRFKPLIEEKRWNIKWEKDLYRKWEEMGLFKFTFREDDPREIIAIDTPPPYASGKWHVGGAAHYAQIDMIARYFRMKGYNVLVPFYADRNGLPVEVQVEKTYGINPHETAKTPEGREEFLRLCRKFLDKAEKDIVKIWRMLGCSFDYWRNGTDSEEYRKITQATFIELYKKGLIYEAERPVNWCPRCKTTLADAELEHKEVEGYLYYIKFKVKETGEEVVVATTRPEMLRACKALVFHPEDNRYKHLNGLHAINPLYGHEMIITTYPEVDPKFGTGLVMVCSYGDQTDVKMFRDLGLKPTIIIDKDGRLTPETGPLSGLKVEEARRKAAEILEEKGLLVKKEKIKHSVPVCWRCKTPIQIIHTKEWFLKQLDFKDEIRKIAEKIEFKPEIHRKKLLDWIDSVSTDWPISRDRYYGTEVPVWRCKKCGSVLLPEPGKYYRPWRDEPPWDKCPVCGAPKEYLEGEKKVFDTWFDSSISVLYVTGYKRNDKLFRKAFKYTLRPQGQDIIRTWLYYSLLRVYQLTGKPAFKWVRITGMGLDEKGEAMHKSKGNVIDPEPYIEKYGADAFRYWAAASAKLGYDYRFSEQVIRTGFLFATKLWNIARFISMFPKPEKKPALRPLDEATIAYFNNILREIDEAYSNLDVFEPITKIYQFVWNYFASHYIELVKSRAYNRENKYSREEQEAAWYTLHYILNRTLRALAPIMPFVTDALYTRLYGKTVHLEKFPEPEKEWLNKDYKLALLVQKINSAVWSYKKKNNIKFKETLTKKIYLPIEAEKALKEIVDLHKLANIEFYSGAPPANAEKIGENIYIER; encoded by the coding sequence ATGGTTGTATCGGTGAAAACTTTGACAGGCCGAGAAAAATTGAATGAACAACGTTTTAAGCCGTTGATAGAGGAGAAGAGATGGAATATTAAATGGGAAAAAGATCTTTATAGGAAATGGGAGGAAATGGGTCTTTTCAAGTTTACGTTTAGAGAAGATGATCCTAGAGAAATAATAGCAATAGATACCCCACCCCCGTATGCTAGTGGTAAATGGCATGTTGGAGGAGCTGCACACTATGCACAAATAGATATGATAGCTAGGTATTTCCGTATGAAAGGATACAATGTCCTGGTTCCCTTCTATGCTGATCGAAACGGTTTACCAGTAGAGGTTCAAGTTGAAAAAACATATGGTATTAATCCACATGAAACCGCAAAAACTCCTGAGGGAAGAGAAGAGTTTCTAAGACTTTGTAGAAAATTCCTGGATAAAGCTGAAAAAGATATAGTGAAGATCTGGAGAATGCTTGGATGCAGCTTTGATTATTGGAGAAATGGAACAGACAGCGAAGAATATAGAAAGATTACCCAAGCCACATTCATAGAACTCTACAAGAAAGGATTAATCTATGAAGCAGAAAGACCTGTTAATTGGTGTCCTAGATGTAAGACAACACTAGCTGATGCAGAGCTTGAGCATAAGGAGGTGGAGGGATACCTATACTATATCAAGTTCAAAGTGAAAGAGACCGGGGAAGAAGTAGTAGTAGCAACTACTAGACCGGAAATGCTGAGAGCCTGCAAAGCACTAGTTTTTCATCCGGAGGATAATAGGTATAAGCATTTAAACGGGTTACATGCAATTAATCCACTGTACGGGCACGAAATGATCATTACAACATATCCAGAAGTAGATCCCAAATTCGGTACAGGACTTGTAATGGTTTGTAGCTATGGTGATCAAACAGATGTTAAAATGTTCAGAGACCTTGGATTAAAACCTACTATAATAATTGATAAAGATGGAAGACTAACACCAGAAACAGGGCCTCTAAGCGGGTTAAAAGTCGAAGAAGCTAGGAGGAAAGCGGCCGAGATCTTGGAGGAAAAAGGTCTTCTAGTCAAGAAGGAGAAGATCAAGCATAGTGTTCCAGTGTGTTGGAGATGTAAGACACCCATACAAATAATACATACTAAGGAATGGTTCTTGAAACAACTAGATTTCAAGGATGAGATCAGAAAAATTGCTGAAAAAATAGAGTTCAAACCAGAAATACACCGTAAAAAACTACTAGACTGGATAGATAGTGTATCGACCGACTGGCCTATAAGTCGGGACAGATACTATGGTACCGAAGTCCCTGTATGGAGATGTAAGAAGTGTGGCTCAGTACTACTTCCCGAGCCAGGTAAATATTATAGGCCGTGGAGAGATGAGCCTCCATGGGATAAATGCCCTGTTTGTGGAGCTCCAAAAGAGTACTTAGAAGGAGAAAAGAAGGTTTTCGATACATGGTTTGATAGCAGTATATCTGTACTATATGTTACCGGGTATAAGAGAAACGATAAACTGTTTAGAAAAGCATTCAAATATACTCTAAGACCCCAGGGACAAGACATTATACGTACATGGCTCTACTACAGCTTGCTAAGAGTGTATCAGTTAACAGGTAAACCAGCGTTTAAATGGGTAAGAATAACAGGGATGGGATTAGATGAGAAAGGAGAAGCAATGCATAAGTCTAAAGGCAACGTAATAGATCCGGAACCATACATAGAAAAATATGGAGCCGACGCTTTCAGATACTGGGCCGCTGCCTCTGCTAAGCTTGGATATGATTATAGGTTTTCAGAGCAAGTTATTAGAACAGGTTTCTTGTTCGCTACAAAACTATGGAATATTGCACGCTTCATATCAATGTTTCCAAAACCTGAAAAGAAACCCGCACTAAGACCATTAGATGAAGCTACAATAGCTTATTTCAATAATATATTGAGAGAAATAGATGAAGCTTATAGTAACCTAGATGTCTTCGAACCAATAACTAAGATTTACCAGTTCGTCTGGAACTATTTTGCATCACACTATATAGAACTAGTAAAGTCTAGAGCCTATAATAGAGAAAACAAGTATAGCCGTGAAGAACAAGAAGCTGCATGGTATACTCTACACTATATCCTAAACAGAACTCTGAGAGCACTAGCACCAATAATGCCCTTCGTAACAGACGCCCTATATACGAGGCTTTACGGTAAAACTGTCCATTTAGAAAAATTCCCTGAACCAGAAAAGGAATGGCTTAACAAAGACTATAAACTAGCACTACTTGTACAGAAGATCAACTCAGCGGTTTGGAGCTATAAGAAGAAGAACAATATAAAATTCAAAGAAACACTGACAAAGAAGATATATTTACCCATAGAAGCCGAGAAAGCTTTGAAAGAAATAGTTGATTTACACAAGCTAGCAAATATAGAGTTTTACAGCGGAGCCCCTCCAGCAAATGCTGAGAAAATCGGTGAGAACATTTATATTGAGAGATAA
- a CDS encoding metallophosphoesterase family protein, giving the protein MLKILATADIHSPRFLDLFIKSLNKVKIRPDLIILAGDLVDKNNIYALKHVYEIIIDKYGKTPIISVFGNEEYRGFEDEYRKMYPVFKWLDDEYIILEINGLKIGIIGTRGALDKPTPWQSRHMPWLYRYYQELPSKISALIDEARIKGAQYVFLVSHYGVTYKNLEGEPRNIWPYLASSRMEKIIKNKRIDLVIHGHAHNGVRDKINIDGAEVYNVSLPARREVVIIDFTPKSKVFGLEKWLHSGG; this is encoded by the coding sequence TTGTTAAAGATACTAGCAACAGCCGATATACATAGTCCGCGCTTTCTAGATTTATTCATTAAATCATTAAATAAGGTAAAAATCAGGCCTGACCTGATAATATTGGCCGGCGACCTTGTCGATAAAAACAATATTTATGCTCTAAAACATGTCTATGAAATAATAATTGATAAATACGGGAAGACACCGATCATTAGTGTCTTTGGTAATGAAGAATACCGTGGATTCGAGGATGAATATCGAAAAATGTATCCCGTTTTCAAATGGTTAGATGATGAATACATTATTTTAGAAATAAATGGATTAAAAATAGGAATAATTGGGACTAGAGGTGCACTAGACAAGCCTACTCCATGGCAATCACGGCATATGCCTTGGCTATACAGGTATTATCAAGAACTACCATCAAAGATCTCAGCATTGATAGATGAAGCTAGGATTAAAGGAGCCCAATACGTATTCCTTGTATCACATTATGGGGTAACATATAAGAACTTAGAAGGTGAACCCAGAAACATATGGCCTTATCTAGCAAGTTCTAGAATGGAGAAGATCATAAAAAATAAGAGAATAGATCTTGTTATCCATGGACATGCACACAATGGTGTTAGGGATAAAATAAATATAGATGGGGCAGAAGTTTATAATGTATCATTACCTGCTCGCAGAGAAGTTGTAATTATAGATTTTACCCCGAAGAGTAAAGTGTTTGGACTCGAGAAATGGCTGCATAGTGGAGGGTGA